The proteins below are encoded in one region of Paracoccaceae bacterium Fryx2:
- a CDS encoding nitrous oxide reductase accessory protein NosL — MKRALALILLLAACREETAALPQPVDLTPETVGYYCQMNLLEHPGPKGQVHLDGLPGAPLFYSQVRDVVAYLRMPEQSHAVTAVYVNDMGAAASWEDPGPGNWAPLADVVFVVGSDRMGGMGVAELVPFRDSAKAAAFAGAHGGRVLALDDIPHADVVPTVADLGGEDEDFRARLRRLGQQTGG, encoded by the coding sequence ATGAAACGCGCGCTTGCCCTGATACTTCTGTTGGCCGCCTGTCGCGAGGAAACCGCCGCCCTTCCGCAACCCGTTGACCTGACACCGGAAACGGTGGGCTATTACTGCCAGATGAACCTGCTGGAACATCCCGGCCCGAAAGGTCAGGTGCATCTTGACGGCCTGCCCGGCGCGCCGCTGTTCTACAGCCAGGTGCGCGACGTGGTGGCCTACCTGCGAATGCCCGAGCAAAGCCATGCGGTGACGGCGGTCTATGTCAACGACATGGGGGCAGCCGCCAGTTGGGAAGACCCGGGGCCCGGCAACTGGGCGCCGCTGGCCGATGTGGTCTTCGTGGTCGGCAGCGACCGGATGGGCGGCATGGGGGTGGCCGAGCTGGTGCCGTTCCGCGACAGCGCCAAGGCCGCAGCCTTTGCCGGGGCGCATGGCGGCCGGGTGCTGGCGCTTGACGACATTCCCCACGCCGATGTGGTGCCGACAGTGGCGGACCTTGGCGGCGAAGACGAGGATTTCAGGGCCCGCCTGCGACGGCTGGGCCAGCAGACAGGAGGCTGA